The Triticum urartu cultivar G1812 chromosome 5, Tu2.1, whole genome shotgun sequence genome contains the following window.
ATCACACATACACACAAACACAAAGCCCTGAGTAAGCACTCACGTTACTATTCCTACCACCACTAGCTACTCCTACTAGTCACAAGCCAGTGAGTGATTAATCCATTAATTGATACCACCGTCATTTCATCTCATGTCCTTTGCAGAAAAATAATTGAGGGAGAGCAGAGAAGGAAGGCCCCAAGGGCGCCATAGGTCGGCACTGGGCAGACAGACATGCCCGCGGGCCGCGAATGGGGCTTGGAATCTTGCTCCCCAGCGTCAAGCGTCACATGGATTAGACAACATGCTTAGCAGCGGCAGTACCAGTACTACTCCGACTACAGTATGCTTTGCCTTTTGCACTGCCGCACATGGACGATGGATTCGCCTCGCTGTGTTGTGCGTTGCGTTGCATGGATCTTGGTGAGATCCGGGAAGATGCATGTGTGTTCTGTGCATGCAGAGCTGAGATGAGATGGATCGGTGTCCGGTTCTTTCTTTCTATCAAATCCATCAATTTTTATCAGTCTCGCTCGCCAGCCCCAAGGTCGCCTGCCCAGCGCTGCTCCGCTGTTGCCCCGCTCCTAGGCCGTCGCGCCACGCCGCTCGCGCCTTCTTTATTGCGAGGTCAAAAGACAGGCGAATCCCATGTCCTTTTGCGCGCGCCAAGGTCCACGATCACGATGCATGCCCATTTTAATACCAAGGTCCTGCCTAATCACCACGTTAATCTGCTCCTGAACTCGCACACTCAGTATTAAGCCACTAGCTGTTTACTAGCAGTATAGGAGTATAAGAAAACATTCATGGTGAGAAGTCAGAGCTTCACTCAGCAACTACACCCAACCTGCAGCTACCGGAAAATATTTTACGAGAGGGAGGGGAGAAAACATGTCGGAAGCGAAGGTCTTGACTCAGAAAACCATACTGGCGTCCTTTGAGAAAACAGACGATATCACAATTACCAACACCAGAAGCATGTCTGAGACTGTCTGCATTGCTTTAAAGCGGCCAGCCAAAGCACCAAAGCTAGCTAGGTAAACGttgccatgcatgcatgcaaacTCAGCGAGCGACCGCtacccctccattccaaaatatagtgtgCCCGCGCTTTCCGAGGTCCAactttgatcataaatttaacgaACGAGACCGATTGCGCCGGGAGAAAAAGTTACATTAttaaaaacttctttcgaatacgaattcactgatattacttttgctcccgccgcaatcggtcttggtagttaaatttacagtcaaagttgaagcacgagGATAGAGaaagcactacattgtggaataaAGGGAGTACATTACGGAACAGAAGCACATCTCGCACGCAGCGGCCGGGAATCGTGCGTGGGTTCGCGCGTCCCCGTGCCAGTCAGTGCTACTACGTGCGCCTGGCCTGGAACAATTCTTTTTTTTTTGGAGAAACCGGCAGGAGCACTGCCTTTTCATATAAGAGGAACAATCCTTTTACGCTGTGAAGGCTGTGACGAAGAAGCGTGAAGAGCGAAGGCCCAGAGGAGAGAGGCCAGAGGGAAGGCGACGCGGGAAGAGATCAAAAGAGAAAGGCTAAGGGAGAAAAGCCAAGCGAGAGGAAGAAGCGAAAGAAAGAAAGTGAAAGTGTCTGGAAAAGACTGTTAAAAAAAGTGGGAAAAGCTCAGAAACAAAAGCGGCAAGGCGAAACCAGAGATTCCTGTATATGCTACGCACGGCCGAACCTGATAAAGAAATTTCAGCAAAGGGAAAAAAAGGGGAGAAAGATTGAGATAAAGAGCAAAAGGAACGAAAGGGACGAGAACTCCGAGCTTCCAGCCATCTTTTCGCCGGAAAGATGGCCGGGTTACGGGATGGATTTAACGAGATTCGTCAGGATCCAGGGACGCTACGCCTACGTTGTGTACGTAGAGTGCGTACGTGGGCGCTCGGGCTTTGGATTCGGACGCTTTCCTTTTGGTTTGGGTCCGTCGTAGTGGAACTTGATAGATACTCCTACTACCGCTACGTTGACACTTTCTTCCTCGAAGAAAGAAaagttactactactactacgTTGACACAGCGCGATGTGAAAAAGTGGCGGGACACACACACGGTATGGGAGGACGAACGCATTGGATTCGACGGCGGCGAAGAGGGAGGGGGCCGCCCGCCCTCTTTTCCTCTCATCTGCTTGCCGGAAAAGAAAACCCCACGAAATATTGTCCGGGAAAAACGTCGTACGTACTATCAGGTGCAGCCGTGCCTCGCCGTGGTACAGTACAGCACAGCCTCGCCGTCCCTACCAGTACTACGACTATCACAACGTCCACTGTTCACGTCCCTGGTGAACCGTAGCAAGTAGACCCATCCACAGTCACAGTGGAAGCAACGTGCTACTGTAACTTGTACCTTAACAACACTGCACTCTTTCCATTCTCCAGCAGCGAGCTCTGGCCGTGCGGCCGAAAAGCTCCTGTAAACGTTCGGCGCTGGCCCTGGCCGGGCCAGCCGGGGAAACAAGACAAGCGGCTCCAGTTGAGGCTCATTCATTTTCGCCACGGTCGCCTCACCAACCAACCTGGCTACGGACCCGGGGCCAGGAGGCACGTACAGGCACAGGGGCTTAAATGCAGCGCCAGATGGTAAATGCGTCGACGTCTCGGCCCATGGGGAGCCTACCGACGGACGAAAGAAGCGATGCACTGGCAGCCGCACTTTCGCGGCGTATGTTGGGCAGCGAGATGCATCAGATCGGATGCGTGCCTCAGTAGGTAGGTACGCCGAATAATTGCTCCCGACGGACGGTACCGTGGGGGTTTGGCCGTTTATGAGAAATTTCACTCGAGTTCATGAGAAGCGGTTTAGTTTCCAGATGTACGAGTTCAAGAAAAGACGATGCAGCCAACAGGATTTTTAATGACCTCTACTTGAAACGACGATTCTGCAAGCCACCTTTCCCTGAACAACATTGCTCAAGACATTTCGCTTCTCTGTGTACCGCTGCACTGGTACTGGCTATGGACCCTGAACAACTGCTGTTTCTACGCCAGCATCATCTACAGGGCAATTCGAGAAGAAGAAAAACAACGATAAAGACTATTGATGATGCCAGAGGACCAGGCTGAAAGCTGCACATGAATTTCATGAGAATCAGCTACTTCATGGCAGGATCAAGAAGGACTTGGGGTAGCCGAAATTCTTTGATTTCGTTTCCGCGAGAAGAATGGCGAATTGGCGATCTACATTTGCCTTGAACAACATCAGGCAAAGCCATTCTCCTGTGTACCCCCCTGCCAGCATTGCACTATTACCAGTACCATCTGAGAAGTTTGAATGACTGCTCCTCTCGCTACGTCAGGATAATCTACACCTCAAATCAAGACGACTATACTGCTCGTGCTGGTGGAGCGGATCGATCGAGGCCACGCATTGTCAGAAATTCCAGTCAGGACAACACCCAGGGCACTAGATTCAGAAGCTCATCTTCCCTCCTTCGCGAGAGGCTTCACCTTGCGCCGATGGCCGAAGCTGTTGACCAGATCCTTGCGGGCGCACACCGGGAACAGGTGGACGCCGGGGAGCCTGAGGCGCCGCAGCACGTAGGGGAAGCTCAGCTGATCCCGGGACGTGAACCTCACCACCTCGTTGAACCAGAGGCACATGAAGAGGTTCGTCGAGGGGGCGTGATCCCTCACAATGGCCGAAGCTTCTGCCAGAGCTGTAAATAAAAAAGGCAAACGAATGAATGAGAACCACACTTATTATCCGGGTTCAGAGGGCCGGACCACTGGCAGCAAAGGCCTCAAGGACGACGAACATGTATGATTTGGGGCGAAACATTGTGTTTACTACTGCTTGGAGCGTGCTTCTGGTTCTTCTACGTAGCCCACATGTGGGCTAAAAATGGCGTGTCCTGTATCACTTGGATGAGGTGCAGAAAGCCGGAAAGGAGCCATAGCTTTTATGCTCAACGCATGCAACTGGCCAGCCTTTATAGCTCATGCCTTTTGCACAATCACAGCTGCGCAGGTAGTAACACCAAGCATGGTTATCTAGAGTACTACGACATGAtgtatttttatttctttcactACGTGTCTGGCCCAGCACCCTAAGGCCCATGCCCTGCTCTGCAAATACGACATTGATGTCTGCTCTCGTTTAAGCTCATCCTGCTGACTTTTCCTATGAGGTGAATGAATGGCCAGGGCCAGCCATCTATGTTGCACACTACGCGGGGCATAACGTGAGAGCCAGCCAGCCAGGTAGTAGTGATATTGATGTGCAATCTAGAGAAACAAAACTATGCAAGGCATGATAAGAACGGTGAAAGCGAACAATGGCAAGCAAGTCAGGATTACAAGCTAACCTTTCTTCCCGTTGAATCGTTTGTCATCTGGAATGCCATCTTGTCGGTACTGATCCAACTGTATTTTAACTTCTTCTGGGGTTGCTTTGTGTTTCCTAACAATCGCGTTACCCTCGTCATACAAGCTGCTCCGAGCTCCATGTTCCGATAATGCCAAGGAAGAGTTTGAGCGCCACAGAAGGGCCTCAATGACTCCTAGTGGATCTCTCCGGAACTGGGATTTCGAATCCACCCAAATCGAGTATCTTGCCATAGGAAAAAGGCGATGGCTTATCAGCTGAAGACAATAGAACAGCAAAATGGAAGTCAGCTTCTGACGGAAAGGATTCACCCTACACAGGCATCATATGCACTGATCATAgaatgtactccctctgtaaaaacgatcttatattagtttacagagggagtatgtaATATCTGTTCTTGAAAAAATAGAATGTAATATCTGCAAGACAATCTCCTCCTAGCTCTGTTGTCCATAGAGTACAACAAGATGAATACTGGAAACACAATGTTGAGGCTTCTACTAACACTTTTTATCTCATCAAGACAATGAAGGCACAGGGTTTTCAGATGGTACCTTGGGAATTTTGCCATTCAGCCGTTGATCTGTGAAAGGAAGGTCTCTCACAAGAATGATCCTCCAAAGGCCAATCCTGAGATCTTCACCAATCTTCTTACCTTCCTCATGTTGAGCTGAGAGAGTGACTTCATCCCAGAATGCAACATAGCATACCTAGCAAAACAACAAGTATCAGCAGATAGGCAGGAAAGAAGCTCAAGACATCAACACACAATGCAAGATAAATACTAAACCTTTTTGACAGATACTTCTGTCATCCCTACAGGCTGGTGAAGGTCATCCCCTCCACCAAACGCACAAGTGGCCACAACAACTCTGCAAGATC
Protein-coding sequences here:
- the LOC125510704 gene encoding probable hexosyltransferase MUCI70, with translation MSSSSSLIQGISISVSDDDEASGKVRVRVRRKRNRHPVSAHRRFLRRAARLGGPLLLAALAVSLFAYEYYRLSPFYSSSSPPPPPPTQAAGNLSRVDRARKSCLKMLDTEMLQNLELREPPEQNLPVKEVVYRSSLPHLEDNISSHMTNSRFNSFTGYQTLTEREESFKPKETTAVHCGFYSENGGFRVSDVDKDYMRSCRVVVATCAFGGGDDLHQPVGMTEVSVKKVCYVAFWDEVTLSAQHEEGKKIGEDLRIGLWRIILVRDLPFTDQRLNGKIPKLISHRLFPMARYSIWVDSKSQFRRDPLGVIEALLWRSNSSLALSEHGARSSLYDEGNAIVRKHKATPEEVKIQLDQYRQDGIPDDKRFNGKKALAEASAIVRDHAPSTNLFMCLWFNEVVRFTSRDQLSFPYVLRRLRLPGVHLFPVCARKDLVNSFGHRRKVKPLAKEGR